One Setaria italica strain Yugu1 chromosome I, Setaria_italica_v2.0, whole genome shotgun sequence DNA window includes the following coding sequences:
- the LOC101756947 gene encoding protein EXORDIUM, with amino-acid sequence MACSTASLAATLLAFALLFQACLAGRRLTALVQEPAITMKYHRGALLSGRIAVNFIWYGNFSAPQRAVITDFVSSLSAPPAAAGQPEPSVATWFKTARKYYANSKARFPALYVGTHVLDSSYSLGKRLTDGDLLKLAAKGAPSRAINVVLTADDVAVDGFCMSRCGTHGASPRSRSGRFAYVWVGNPASQCPGQCAWPFHQPVYGPQAAPLTPPNGDVGADGMVISLASMIVGTVTNPFGNGFYQEGSADAPLEAATACAGVYGKGAYPGYAGSLLVDQASGASFNANGAHGRRYLVPALVDPDTSSCATLG; translated from the coding sequence ATGGCTTGTTCCACCGCATCTCTAGCAGCGACGCTGCTGGCGTTCGCGCTGTTGTTCCAGGCCTGCCTCGCCGGGAGGCGGCTCACCGCGCTCGTGCAGGAGCCAGCCATTACCATGAAGTACCACAGGGGCGCGCTCCTGTCGGGCCGCATCGCCGTCAACTTCATCTGGTACGGCAACTTCTCCGCGCCGCAGCGCGCGGTGATCACCGACTTCGTCTCGTCGCTGTCcgcgcccccggcggcggcggggcagccgGAGCCGTCGGTCGCCACCTGGTTCAAGACGGCGCGCAAGTACTACGCCAACTCCAAGGCGCGGTTCCCGGCGCTGTACGTCGGCACCCACGTCCTCGACTCGTCCTACTCCCTCGGCAAGCGCCTCACGGACGGGGACCTCCTCAAGCTCgccgccaagggcgccccaagcCGCGCCATCAACGTGGTGCTCACCGccgacgacgtcgccgtcgacgggTTCTGCATGTCCCGGTGCGGCACGCACGGCGCGTCCCCGCGGTCCCGCTCCGGCCGGTTCGCGTACGTGTGGGTGGGCAACCCGGCGTCGCAGTGCCCCGGCCAGTGCGCGTGGCCGTTCCACCAGCCCGTGTACGGCCCGCAGGCGGCGCCGCTCACGCCCCCCAACGGCGACGTCGGGGCCGACGGGATGGTGATCTCGCTGGCGTCCATGATCGTCGGCACGGTGACCAACCCGTTCGGCAACGGGTTCTACCAGGAGGGCTCCGCCGACGCGCCGCTGGAGGCCGCCACGGCGTGCGCCGGCGTGTACGGCAAGGGCGCGTACCCCGGCTACGCGGGCTCGCTGCTGGTGGACCAGGCCAGCGGTGCCAGCTTCAATGCCAACGGGGCCCACGGGAGGAGGTACCTGGTCCCGGCGCTCGTGGACCCGGACACGTCGTCGTGCGCCACCTTGGGGTAG